In one window of Janthinobacterium sp. 1_2014MBL_MicDiv DNA:
- a CDS encoding prepilin-type N-terminal cleavage/methylation domain-containing protein, which yields MTPRRQQGFTLVEIAIVLVIIGLLLGGVLKGQGLIDSAKVKNIIQQSNSLTAAVNAYQDKFRALPGDDIQGTVHVPNSAGNGNGDGQIGDGQPREFTLAPQHLALGGFITGSYNGTSQFMTSAQGGAVYLYNDEVGGRAGNGIRFDNLPEGYAEQIDSKLDDGMASTGSVRANMPYGNTGAIIPRTAVFF from the coding sequence ATGACTCCACGCCGCCAGCAAGGCTTTACCCTCGTCGAAATCGCCATCGTCCTGGTCATCATCGGGCTGCTGCTCGGCGGCGTGCTGAAGGGACAAGGCTTGATCGACAGCGCCAAGGTGAAGAACATCATCCAGCAGTCGAATTCGCTGACGGCCGCCGTCAACGCCTACCAGGACAAGTTCCGCGCCCTGCCCGGCGACGATATCCAGGGCACCGTGCACGTGCCCAATTCGGCCGGCAACGGCAATGGCGACGGCCAGATCGGCGACGGCCAGCCGCGCGAATTCACCCTGGCGCCGCAGCACCTGGCGCTGGGCGGCTTCATCACGGGTTCCTACAACGGCACCTCGCAATTCATGACCAGCGCCCAGGGCGGCGCCGTCTACCTGTACAACGACGAAGTGGGCGGACGGGCGGGCAACGGCATCCGTTTCGACAACCTGCCCGAAGGCTACGCGGAGCAGATCGACAGCAAACTCGACGATGGCATGGCCAGCACGGGTTCCGTCCGGGCGAACATGCCATATGGCAATACCGGTGCTATCATTCCCCGCACCGCCGTGTTTTTCTGA
- a CDS encoding PAS domain-containing protein produces the protein MQDLPSIRSRISWLVLAWGMPTALVFILLVAQSYTRERDHVVSETAQAARAVAAAVERDLGGAQMAARILASSSALQDGDTGALRALAASLLQPGVAVSTFIISDAAGRPLVNTALPAAQTPPPLPPKWTASMQRARDYGKPRLTSLLDAPGAVPQLALNLPLPRARGGAYVLTALYPADYLPMLLRELNLPAYLGAAIINADGINVARTLAPQRYVGQRSAAPLLEQIRQAREGVLRHVTLDGIDVYSGFRRARDDAWTVAVTMRTSTVAEALLRSVVTGSAILALLLGAAFALAWRMGGRLARTLQELTQQIQTLAQGKPLLLGKHTDRESVDMASALGALERDLRRHRTQLESLVAERTLALEKSTRLLETVYATAPIGMLFVDRELHIVMINQYLAAINAASVAQHIGRPVGAMLFDPVVRVEVERCLRQVLETGQAIVDVELKGHSGQQREQASHWIVSYHPIFGQEQQLLGVSGLWLDITERKRSEAEFRRSKHLFGTIIENIPAMVFVKRADKLSFEMVNRHTELTLGRSREQLLGKSDHDFFPPQQAAAFISADRKLLATGQMVEIEQEAINTADGTTRHFTTRKVVLRDDAGRASHVLGVSIDVTERKRASEVLHATTWRLEQSERFIRTVTDNLPGMVSYWGHDLRCRFANKFYNEWFGRSSAELAGIHMSELLGQELFDVYAPHVEGVLAGRPQSFERDLLDPTGQVRHTWTNYIPDFDDSGGVRGFFVLASDVSELKRTELRLHELNEQMVRARDKAEAASIAKSEFVANMSHEIRTPMNAIIGLARLLEESPLERRERSYVSKIQMATQSLLNIVNDVLDFSKIEAGQMVLEQRRFQLERMLGSVGVLLASSAWARGVEPVFVLDPGVPAELVGDALRVEQILINLVGNAVKFTKQGEVVLSIRAVAEDAASVTLEFSVRDTGIGIGAAEQEHIFDAFSQGDTSTSRKYGGTGLGLAICRRMVDLMGGQISVRSTLGEGSDFRFSCRFERVAAMAAVAEAPGKAAARPLSLLIIDDNASVRAMLEAWCAAQGWHSRSADGGAAGLALLRAHASGTGGLPAADIVLLDAAMPGMDGISMLTEARGDGALALPPVIMLVADQDSENLERLADSLMLAGIVAKPATPARLLAAVAAVREGRNGRNAPAVLPVSTPLSGLLAGMRVLLVEDNEINQEVAQYILLHSGARVAVAANGQLAVDVLARTPHAFDVVLMDLQMPVMNGYEATLAIRALGLPDLPIVAMTANAMDEDRLRAIASGMNAHVAKPIDVDEMIQTLTRLVPARQGSAGGAGAALDDAATGALEVPATVPGIDLEAALHRFGGDYGAFLALLKRFENSQGDAVEETRRLLADGQSRQAAQLLHRVCGVAANLGAADIARLAAEAEQALKTGNAHATATALARLEQAMAEVIEAARTLPLPRSQPAADLAGAAQVDLRAGLAELLVLIRNNNLKALARFHALHPAIQQSDREAALAMANAIETLNFSDAEKLVLDQLKREENK, from the coding sequence GTGCAAGATTTGCCTTCGATACGCTCAAGAATTTCATGGCTGGTGCTCGCCTGGGGCATGCCGACGGCCCTGGTATTTATCCTGCTTGTGGCGCAAAGCTATACGCGCGAACGCGACCATGTGGTCAGCGAGACGGCGCAGGCGGCGCGCGCCGTGGCCGCCGCCGTCGAACGCGACCTGGGCGGCGCGCAGATGGCCGCGCGCATCCTGGCCAGCTCGTCCGCCCTGCAGGACGGTGACACCGGCGCCCTGCGCGCGCTGGCGGCCAGCCTGCTGCAGCCGGGCGTGGCCGTCAGTACCTTCATCATTTCCGACGCGGCGGGACGCCCGCTGGTCAATACCGCGCTGCCGGCCGCGCAAACGCCGCCGCCCTTGCCGCCAAAATGGACCGCCAGCATGCAGCGCGCGCGCGATTACGGCAAGCCACGCCTGACCAGCTTGCTCGACGCTCCCGGCGCCGTGCCACAACTGGCCCTGAACCTGCCGCTGCCGCGCGCGCGCGGCGGCGCCTACGTGCTCACGGCGCTGTACCCGGCCGACTACCTGCCCATGCTGCTGCGCGAACTGAACTTGCCGGCCTACCTGGGCGCGGCCATCATCAACGCCGACGGCATCAACGTGGCCCGCACGCTGGCGCCGCAACGCTATGTGGGCCAGCGCAGCGCGGCACCGTTGCTCGAGCAGATACGCCAGGCGCGCGAAGGCGTGCTGCGCCATGTCACGCTCGATGGCATCGATGTCTATTCCGGCTTCCGCCGCGCGCGCGACGACGCCTGGACGGTGGCCGTCACCATGCGCACCAGCACGGTGGCCGAAGCCCTGCTGCGCTCGGTGGTCACGGGTTCGGCGATCCTGGCCTTGCTGCTGGGCGCCGCCTTCGCCCTGGCGTGGCGCATGGGCGGACGCCTGGCGCGCACCTTGCAGGAACTGACGCAGCAGATACAGACGCTGGCGCAAGGCAAACCTTTGCTACTGGGCAAACATACGGACCGCGAATCAGTCGACATGGCGAGCGCCCTGGGCGCGCTCGAACGCGACTTGCGGCGCCACCGCACGCAACTGGAAAGCCTGGTGGCCGAACGCACGCTGGCGCTCGAGAAATCCACGCGCCTGCTCGAAACCGTGTATGCGACGGCGCCCATCGGCATGCTGTTTGTCGACCGCGAACTGCACATCGTCATGATCAACCAGTACCTGGCCGCCATCAACGCGGCCAGCGTGGCGCAGCACATCGGCCGTCCCGTGGGCGCCATGCTGTTCGACCCCGTCGTGCGCGTCGAAGTCGAGCGCTGCCTGCGCCAGGTGCTGGAAACGGGGCAAGCCATCGTCGATGTCGAACTGAAAGGCCATAGCGGACAGCAACGCGAGCAGGCCAGCCACTGGATCGTTTCCTACCATCCGATCTTCGGCCAGGAACAGCAATTGCTGGGCGTGTCCGGCCTGTGGCTCGACATTACCGAACGCAAGCGCAGCGAAGCGGAATTCCGCCGTTCCAAGCACCTGTTCGGTACCATCATCGAAAACATCCCGGCCATGGTCTTCGTCAAGCGCGCCGACAAGCTGAGCTTTGAAATGGTAAACCGCCATACGGAACTGACCCTGGGCCGCTCGCGCGAGCAATTGCTGGGCAAGTCCGACCACGATTTCTTCCCGCCGCAGCAGGCGGCCGCGTTCATCAGCGCCGACCGCAAGCTGCTGGCGACGGGGCAGATGGTGGAAATCGAGCAGGAAGCGATCAACACGGCCGACGGCACGACGCGCCATTTCACCACTCGCAAGGTGGTGCTGCGCGACGACGCGGGGCGCGCCAGCCACGTGCTGGGCGTGTCCATCGATGTCACGGAGCGCAAGCGCGCCAGCGAAGTGCTGCACGCCACCACCTGGCGCCTGGAACAGAGCGAGCGCTTCATCCGCACCGTCACCGACAACCTGCCCGGCATGGTGTCGTACTGGGGCCACGACTTGCGCTGCCGCTTTGCCAACAAGTTCTACAACGAGTGGTTTGGCCGCAGCAGCGCCGAGCTGGCCGGCATCCACATGAGCGAGCTGCTGGGACAGGAGCTGTTCGACGTGTATGCGCCCCACGTGGAAGGCGTGCTGGCGGGCCGGCCGCAAAGCTTCGAGCGCGACCTGCTCGACCCCACGGGCCAGGTGCGCCATACCTGGACCAATTACATTCCCGATTTCGACGACAGCGGCGGCGTGCGGGGCTTCTTCGTGCTGGCTTCGGACGTGTCCGAGCTCAAGCGCACGGAACTGCGCCTGCACGAATTGAACGAACAGATGGTGCGCGCGCGCGACAAGGCCGAGGCGGCCAGCATCGCGAAGAGCGAGTTCGTCGCCAACATGAGCCATGAAATCCGCACGCCGATGAACGCCATCATCGGCCTGGCGCGCCTGCTGGAAGAGTCGCCGCTGGAACGGCGCGAGCGCAGCTACGTCAGCAAGATCCAGATGGCCACGCAGTCGCTGCTCAATATCGTCAACGACGTGCTCGATTTTTCCAAGATCGAGGCAGGCCAGATGGTGCTCGAGCAGCGCCGCTTCCAGCTCGAGCGCATGCTGGGCAGCGTCGGCGTGCTGCTGGCCAGCAGCGCCTGGGCGCGCGGCGTGGAACCCGTGTTCGTGCTCGACCCGGGCGTGCCGGCCGAGCTGGTCGGCGACGCCTTGCGCGTGGAACAGATCCTCATCAACCTCGTCGGCAACGCCGTCAAGTTCACCAAGCAGGGCGAAGTGGTGCTCTCCATCCGCGCCGTGGCCGAGGATGCGGCCAGCGTCACGCTCGAGTTTTCCGTGCGCGACACGGGCATCGGCATCGGCGCGGCCGAGCAGGAGCATATCTTCGACGCCTTTTCGCAGGGCGACACCAGCACCAGCCGCAAATATGGCGGCACGGGGCTGGGACTGGCCATCTGCCGGCGCATGGTGGACTTGATGGGCGGCCAGATCAGCGTCAGGAGCACGCTGGGCGAAGGTTCGGACTTCCGCTTCAGCTGCCGCTTCGAGCGCGTCGCCGCCATGGCCGCCGTGGCCGAGGCGCCGGGCAAGGCTGCCGCCAGGCCGCTGTCGCTGCTGATCATCGACGACAATGCCAGCGTGCGCGCCATGCTGGAAGCGTGGTGCGCGGCGCAGGGCTGGCACAGCCGCAGCGCCGATGGCGGTGCCGCCGGCCTGGCCCTGCTGCGCGCCCACGCCAGCGGCACGGGCGGCCTGCCGGCGGCGGACATCGTGCTGCTCGACGCGGCCATGCCCGGCATGGATGGCATTTCCATGCTGACCGAGGCGCGCGGCGACGGCGCGCTGGCGCTGCCGCCCGTGATCATGCTGGTGGCCGACCAGGATAGCGAAAACCTCGAACGCCTGGCCGACAGCCTGATGCTCGCCGGCATCGTCGCCAAGCCGGCCACGCCGGCGCGCCTGCTGGCGGCCGTGGCGGCCGTGCGCGAGGGGCGCAATGGCCGCAACGCGCCGGCCGTGCTGCCCGTTTCCACTCCCCTGTCGGGCTTGCTGGCGGGCATGCGCGTGCTGCTGGTGGAAGACAATGAAATCAACCAGGAAGTGGCGCAATACATCCTGCTGCACTCGGGCGCGCGCGTGGCCGTGGCCGCCAACGGCCAGCTGGCCGTCGACGTGCTCGCGCGCACGCCGCACGCCTTCGACGTGGTGCTGATGGATTTGCAGATGCCCGTCATGAACGGCTATGAAGCGACGCTGGCCATCCGCGCGCTCGGTTTGCCGGACCTGCCCATCGTCGCCATGACGGCCAACGCCATGGACGAGGACCGTTTGCGCGCCATCGCCAGCGGCATGAATGCGCACGTGGCCAAGCCCATCGATGTCGACGAGATGATCCAGACCCTGACGCGCCTCGTGCCGGCCCGCCAGGGCAGCGCCGGCGGCGCTGGCGCTGCCCTGGACGACGCGGCCACGGGTGCGCTGGAAGTGCCGGCCACGGTGCCCGGCATCGACCTCGAAGCGGCGCTGCACCGCTTCGGCGGCGACTATGGCGCCTTCCTGGCCTTGCTCAAGCGCTTCGAAAATTCGCAAGGCGACGCCGTCGAGGAAACGCGGCGCCTGCTGGCCGATGGCCAGAGCCGGCAGGCGGCGCAGCTGCTGCACCGCGTGTGCGGCGTGGCGGCCAACCTGGGCGCGGCGGACATCGCGCGCCTCGCCGCCGAAGCGGAACAGGCGCTGAAGACGGGCAATGCGCACGCCACGGCCACTGCGCTGGCCCGGCTGGAACAGGCGATGGCCGAAGTCATCGAAGCGGCGCGCACCCTGCCCCTGCCGCGCAGCCAGCCGGCGGCTGACCTGGCCGGCGCGGCGCAGGTCGACCTGCGCGCCGGCCTGGCCGAACTGCTCGTATTGATCCGCAACAACAACCTGAAGGCGCTGGCCCGCTTCCACGCCCTGCACCCCGCCATACAACAGTCAGACCGAGAAGCCGCTCTGGCGATGGCAAATGCGATCGAGACGCTGAATTTTTCCGATGCGGAAAAGCTCGTGCTCGATCAGCTGAAACGAGAGGAAAACAAGTGA
- a CDS encoding type II secretion system protein — MNGPAKHARQRGFSLIEIAIVLVIVGLMIGGLVTPLTVQLEQRKVAETQKALDEAKEALMGHALRYGYLPCPAISAMNGLEDRRGTRCTGEKRVGFLPWATLGLRQSDSWNHLFRYSVTPAFSDSEQQFSLGTPRDISIVTRNGGALVQATALNDIPAMIMSHGKNGLGATSEQGQRQAQPAGRHIDERSNAASANIFISRAASGEAQAGGEFDDLVVWLSPNILFNRMVAAQRLPR, encoded by the coding sequence ATGAACGGCCCCGCCAAACACGCCCGCCAGCGGGGCTTTTCCCTGATCGAGATCGCCATCGTGCTGGTCATCGTCGGCCTGATGATAGGCGGCCTCGTCACGCCGCTGACGGTGCAGCTGGAACAGCGCAAGGTGGCCGAGACGCAAAAAGCGCTGGACGAGGCGAAGGAAGCGCTGATGGGCCATGCGCTGCGCTACGGCTACCTGCCCTGCCCCGCCATTTCCGCCATGAATGGCCTGGAAGACCGGCGCGGCACCCGCTGCACGGGCGAAAAGCGCGTCGGCTTCCTGCCCTGGGCCACCCTGGGACTGCGCCAGAGCGACAGCTGGAACCACCTGTTCCGCTACAGCGTGACGCCGGCCTTCAGCGACAGCGAGCAGCAGTTCAGCCTGGGCACGCCGCGCGACATCAGCATCGTCACGCGCAACGGCGGCGCGCTGGTGCAGGCGACGGCGCTGAACGACATTCCCGCCATGATCATGTCCCACGGCAAGAACGGCCTGGGCGCCACCAGCGAGCAGGGCCAGCGCCAGGCGCAGCCCGCAGGCCGGCACATCGACGAGCGCAGCAACGCCGCCAGCGCCAACATCTTCATCAGCCGCGCCGCCAGCGGCGAAGCGCAGGCCGGCGGCGAGTTCGACGACCTCGTCGTCTGGCTGTCGCCGAACATCCTGTTCAACCGCATGGTGGCGGCGCAAAGGCTGCCCCGCTGA
- a CDS encoding ABC transporter permease subunit has protein sequence MAMLAPALTIARYTVLEALRSRLLWLFVLAACAGAGLAGFLQQLALTESGAVQAALLAAVLRLASVFLLAAFIVTSMAREAADKGLELLLALPMPRWAYLLGKLLGYAALAAVPAVLFGALMSAFAAPAASALWAASLLGELWIMAAFSLLCAASLQQALPALAATGGFYVLARTVGSLQLLAHGPQAGPSWPRQTMAGAVDVLALLLPRLDDFTRTEWLLYATGSWHAAAHIAAQTAIYVTLLASCALCDFYRRNI, from the coding sequence ATGGCCATGCTCGCCCCCGCCCTCACCATCGCCCGCTACACCGTGCTCGAAGCGCTGCGCAGCCGCCTGCTGTGGCTATTCGTGCTGGCCGCCTGCGCCGGCGCCGGCCTGGCCGGCTTTTTGCAGCAACTGGCGCTGACGGAAAGCGGCGCCGTGCAGGCGGCCCTGCTGGCGGCCGTGCTGCGCCTGGCCAGCGTCTTCCTGCTGGCCGCCTTCATCGTCACCAGCATGGCGCGCGAAGCGGCCGACAAGGGCCTGGAACTGCTGCTGGCCCTGCCCATGCCGCGCTGGGCCTACCTGCTGGGCAAGCTGCTGGGCTACGCGGCGCTGGCGGCCGTGCCGGCCGTGCTGTTCGGCGCGCTGATGAGCGCGTTCGCCGCGCCCGCCGCCAGCGCCCTGTGGGCCGCCTCCCTGCTGGGAGAATTGTGGATCATGGCCGCCTTCAGCCTGCTGTGCGCGGCCAGCCTGCAGCAGGCGCTGCCGGCGCTGGCCGCGACGGGCGGCTTTTATGTCCTGGCGCGCACGGTGGGCAGCCTGCAATTGCTGGCGCACGGCCCGCAAGCGGGTCCGTCCTGGCCGCGGCAAACGATGGCGGGCGCCGTCGACGTGCTGGCCCTGCTGCTGCCGCGCCTCGACGATTTCACGCGCACGGAATGGCTGCTGTACGCCACGGGAAGCTGGCACGCGGCGGCGCACATCGCGGCGCAGACGGCCATCTATGTCACCCTGCTGGCCAGCTGCGCCCTGTGCGACTTTTACCGCCGGAATATCTGA
- a CDS encoding DUF3325 domain-containing protein, producing MPELLAWILLFAGSHACFVLLALSQERHWQAVGAAAMPVHAASRGRLCGYAGLALLYGVAVAREGAGFGSISWCMLLFFGAMTVALTLSWAPRRLRWAAWLLR from the coding sequence ATGCCTGAGTTGCTCGCCTGGATACTGTTGTTTGCCGGCAGCCATGCCTGTTTCGTCCTGCTGGCGCTGTCGCAGGAGCGGCATTGGCAGGCCGTCGGTGCGGCCGCCATGCCGGTCCATGCCGCCAGCCGTGGCCGCCTGTGCGGCTATGCGGGCCTGGCCCTGCTGTATGGCGTGGCCGTGGCGCGCGAGGGCGCCGGTTTCGGCAGCATCAGCTGGTGCATGCTGCTGTTTTTCGGCGCCATGACGGTGGCGCTGACCCTGAGCTGGGCGCCGCGGCGCCTGCGCTGGGCCGCGTGGCTGCTGCGCTAG
- a CDS encoding PepSY-associated TM helix domain-containing protein produces MALRELRQSMLLVHTWTGVVTASVLIVVFWMGSLSVFDREIDRWMMPDTRIAAAPGPVSVERQILPAVAALAHGKALAEWSVFLQGPRSPVARLQVEALDGEELSRHVDPRSATLLPVAGSYGATSFFFPMHYRLHLSFAGIGYWVVGLASMAMLAALVSGVIIHARIFKDFFVFRPRKALQRSALDLHNVSGVLALPFHFMIVLSGLVILFSIYFPAGMHALYPGDRQGFLNEALSLYERERSPEPGAVAMAPIDAMLDTARRAWGEGEPSYVRVRHPGNRNSYVEVSRATADRVSLDEQTMYFDGASGRVLKYVPLKPAAALQRYLSGMHFALFEHWPLRWLYCAAGLAGCVMLASGLILWSGKRAARHAKAGQRGARLVLAVACFSTTGLLAATLVMLVANRLLPAAMPDKALCEVLLFLLAWLASGIWAGIALFRRRRPDAPWLPQACCIAVLAFAAPPLNWLGTGDFPWHAVSRGQPAVAVFDLALWLTAALAAWAALRLRQHQRHARRREVSHA; encoded by the coding sequence ATGGCCTTACGTGAATTGCGGCAGTCGATGCTGCTCGTGCATACCTGGACCGGGGTGGTGACGGCCAGCGTACTGATCGTCGTATTCTGGATGGGCAGCCTGTCCGTGTTCGACCGCGAAATCGACCGCTGGATGATGCCGGACACGCGCATCGCCGCCGCACCCGGTCCCGTCTCGGTGGAGCGGCAAATCTTGCCGGCCGTGGCGGCGCTGGCGCACGGCAAGGCGCTGGCCGAATGGTCGGTCTTCCTGCAGGGGCCGCGCAGCCCGGTGGCGCGGCTGCAGGTCGAGGCGCTCGATGGCGAGGAACTGTCGCGCCATGTCGATCCGCGCAGCGCCACCTTGCTGCCCGTGGCCGGCTCCTATGGCGCCACGTCCTTCTTCTTTCCCATGCATTACCGCCTGCACCTGTCGTTTGCCGGCATCGGCTACTGGGTCGTGGGCCTGGCCAGCATGGCGATGCTGGCGGCGCTGGTGTCGGGCGTGATCATCCACGCGCGCATTTTCAAGGATTTTTTCGTCTTTCGCCCGCGCAAGGCCTTGCAGCGCAGCGCGCTCGACCTGCATAACGTCAGCGGCGTGCTGGCCTTGCCCTTTCATTTCATGATCGTGCTGTCGGGCCTGGTGATCCTGTTTTCGATTTACTTTCCGGCGGGCATGCACGCGCTGTATCCGGGCGACCGGCAGGGTTTCCTCAACGAAGCCTTGTCGCTATACGAACGCGAGCGCTCGCCCGAGCCCGGCGCCGTGGCGATGGCGCCCATCGACGCCATGCTCGACACGGCGCGCCGGGCCTGGGGCGAGGGCGAGCCCAGCTATGTGCGCGTGCGCCATCCGGGCAACCGCAACAGCTATGTGGAAGTGAGCCGGGCCACCGCCGACCGGGTCAGCCTGGACGAACAAACCATGTATTTCGACGGCGCCAGCGGGCGAGTGCTGAAATACGTGCCGCTCAAGCCGGCCGCGGCGCTGCAGCGCTACCTGTCGGGCATGCACTTCGCCCTGTTCGAGCACTGGCCCCTGCGCTGGCTGTATTGCGCGGCCGGACTGGCCGGCTGCGTCATGCTGGCCTCCGGATTGATACTCTGGAGCGGCAAGCGCGCGGCCCGCCATGCCAAGGCGGGCCAGCGCGGCGCGCGGCTGGTGCTGGCCGTGGCCTGCTTCAGCACGACGGGACTGCTGGCCGCGACCCTGGTCATGCTGGTGGCCAACCGCCTGCTGCCGGCCGCCATGCCGGACAAGGCGCTGTGCGAGGTGCTGCTGTTCCTGCTGGCGTGGCTCGCCAGCGGCATCTGGGCCGGCATCGCCCTGTTCCGGCGCCGGCGGCCCGATGCGCCGTGGCTGCCGCAAGCGTGCTGCATCGCCGTGCTGGCCTTTGCCGCGCCGCCGCTCAACTGGCTGGGCACGGGCGACTTCCCCTGGCACGCCGTGTCGCGCGGCCAGCCTGCGGTGGCCGTGTTCGACCTGGCCCTGTGGCTGACGGCGGCGCTGGCGGCATGGGCGGCGCTGCGCTTGCGCCAGCATCAGCGGCATGCGCGCCGACGCGAGGTGTCGCATGCCTGA
- a CDS encoding YgiW/YdeI family stress tolerance OB fold protein, whose translation MPLHRTLIISLAAAAALLAGGAQAQYVGPSSGPEAPKNVAAILKNPVDDQAVVLRGYLLRKVGNEKYSFSDGTAEIRVEIDDKVFMNRKIDAKTQVEIRGEVEKDFLESPEIDVDVLTVVQ comes from the coding sequence ATGCCACTGCACCGCACCTTGATCATTTCCCTGGCCGCCGCCGCTGCCTTGCTGGCCGGCGGCGCGCAAGCGCAATACGTGGGTCCGTCGAGCGGTCCCGAAGCGCCGAAGAACGTGGCCGCCATCCTGAAAAATCCCGTCGACGACCAGGCCGTCGTACTGCGCGGCTACCTGCTGCGCAAGGTCGGCAATGAAAAATACAGCTTCTCCGACGGCACGGCGGAAATCCGCGTGGAAATCGATGACAAGGTCTTCATGAACCGCAAGATCGACGCCAAGACCCAGGTGGAAATCCGCGGCGAAGTGGAAAAGGACTTCCTGGAAAGCCCGGAAATCGACGTCGACGTGCTGACCGTCGTGCAATAA
- a CDS encoding diguanylate cyclase domain-containing protein, with translation MSWTNLAMNGRILIVDDAMENIQILHQLLREEHDVLFALSGEKALEIAHKQLPDLILLDAVMPGMDGYAVCNALRESAILSAIPVIFVTALNQPEDETRALEAGAVDFITKPFNAAVVRARVRTQLTIKRQADAMRELSLTDSLTGVANRRSFNDTMESEWRRCARDGMAMALIMADIDHFKDYNDTYGHQAGDLCLQQVSAAMRRCAVRPPDLLARYGGEEFIVLLPQETRGGAEVVAQRILDEVRALQIPHARSSVGPHVTVSLGMASVMPTDGMDASALIRAADALLYRAKHTGRDRYCASDAE, from the coding sequence GTGAGCTGGACCAACCTTGCCATGAATGGGCGCATCCTCATCGTCGATGACGCCATGGAAAATATCCAAATCCTGCACCAGTTGCTGCGCGAGGAGCACGACGTGCTGTTCGCCCTGAGCGGCGAAAAAGCGCTGGAGATTGCGCATAAACAACTACCCGACCTGATCCTGCTCGACGCCGTCATGCCCGGCATGGATGGCTATGCTGTGTGCAACGCGCTGCGCGAATCGGCCATCCTCAGCGCCATTCCCGTCATCTTCGTCACCGCCCTGAACCAGCCCGAGGACGAGACGCGGGCGCTGGAAGCGGGCGCCGTCGATTTCATCACGAAACCGTTCAACGCGGCCGTCGTGCGCGCCCGCGTGCGCACCCAGCTGACCATCAAGCGCCAGGCCGACGCCATGCGCGAGCTGTCGCTGACGGATTCGCTGACGGGCGTGGCCAACCGGCGCAGCTTCAACGACACCATGGAAAGCGAATGGCGGCGCTGCGCCCGCGACGGCATGGCCATGGCCCTGATCATGGCCGACATCGACCACTTCAAGGATTACAACGATACCTATGGCCACCAGGCCGGCGACCTGTGCCTGCAGCAGGTGAGCGCCGCCATGCGCCGCTGCGCCGTGCGCCCGCCCGACCTGCTGGCCCGCTACGGCGGCGAGGAATTCATCGTGCTGCTGCCGCAGGAAACGCGCGGCGGCGCCGAAGTGGTGGCCCAGCGCATCCTCGACGAAGTGCGCGCGCTGCAAATCCCGCACGCCAGGTCCAGCGTCGGCCCGCACGTCACCGTCAGCCTGGGCATGGCCAGCGTCATGCCCACGGATGGCATGGACGCCAGCGCCCTGATCCGCGCCGCCGACGCCCTGCTGTACCGCGCCAAGCACACGGGTCGCGACCGCTACTGCGCCTCCGACGCGGAGTAA